In Rariglobus hedericola, the following proteins share a genomic window:
- the sufD gene encoding Fe-S cluster assembly protein SufD, whose translation MSALTELFAAPGLDSTRFATHLSQRSYLPDWWLETKKAAWNQFCALPMPSRTDETWRFSSLSTLDLAGFELPEDASQHIPNLSDFPHAAEIIFSNRQLVARSTVPADLVAKGVIFAPLDDAIVQHGELIKKYFQKLPANLGSEKFVALNTAFSASGALLFVPKGVEITEPFVVQHTLSGANKATFPHTIVILEDNAKATLVEFFVSADKGRHLASGVNDLHAGPGAQLIYVGAQNWSADTLAFQTNSIVAERDAKVLSLNVHLGGRQARHESHSRLLGPGAHSEMLALTVATGDHEFDQRTLQTHVAPNTTSNLLYKNALLDKATTIFSGLIIVEPDAQKTDAYQKNRNLLLSDEAEAHSLPGLEIQANDVRCSHGSTSSRIEPEQEFYLQARGINPEAAKQMLVFAFFEEVLNKLENEALHASLSTLIESKFKK comes from the coding sequence ATGTCCGCACTCACCGAACTCTTCGCCGCTCCCGGCCTCGACTCCACCCGTTTCGCCACCCACCTCTCGCAGCGCAGCTACCTGCCTGACTGGTGGCTGGAGACCAAGAAGGCCGCCTGGAACCAGTTCTGCGCCCTCCCGATGCCCTCGCGCACCGATGAGACCTGGCGTTTTTCCAGCCTCTCCACGCTCGATCTCGCCGGCTTCGAGCTCCCCGAGGACGCCTCGCAACACATCCCGAATCTCTCCGACTTCCCGCACGCCGCCGAGATCATCTTCTCCAACCGCCAGCTCGTCGCCCGCAGCACCGTGCCCGCCGACCTCGTTGCCAAGGGCGTTATTTTTGCCCCGCTCGACGACGCCATCGTTCAGCACGGCGAACTCATTAAAAAGTATTTCCAAAAACTCCCCGCCAACCTCGGCTCGGAGAAATTCGTCGCGCTTAACACCGCGTTCAGCGCCAGCGGCGCCCTCCTCTTCGTCCCCAAGGGCGTCGAGATCACCGAGCCCTTCGTCGTGCAGCACACGCTCTCCGGCGCCAACAAGGCCACCTTCCCGCACACGATCGTCATCCTCGAGGACAACGCCAAAGCCACCCTCGTGGAGTTCTTCGTCTCCGCCGACAAAGGCCGCCACCTCGCCAGCGGCGTGAACGACCTGCACGCCGGCCCCGGCGCCCAGCTCATCTACGTCGGTGCGCAAAACTGGTCCGCCGACACCCTCGCGTTCCAGACCAACTCCATCGTCGCCGAGCGCGATGCGAAGGTTCTCTCGCTCAACGTTCACCTCGGCGGACGCCAGGCTCGCCACGAGTCGCACTCCCGCCTCCTCGGCCCCGGTGCCCACTCCGAGATGCTCGCCCTCACCGTCGCCACCGGCGATCACGAGTTCGACCAACGCACGCTGCAGACCCACGTCGCGCCCAACACCACGTCGAACCTGCTCTACAAAAACGCGCTCCTCGACAAGGCCACGACGATCTTCTCCGGCCTCATCATCGTCGAACCCGACGCACAGAAGACCGACGCCTACCAGAAGAACCGCAACCTGCTCCTCTCCGACGAAGCCGAGGCTCACAGCCTTCCCGGCCTTGAGATTCAGGCCAACGACGTCCGTTGCAGCCACGGCAGCACCAGCTCGCGCATCGAGCCCGAGCAGGAGTTCTACCTCCAGGCCCGCGGCATCAATCCCGAGGCCGCCAAACAGATGCTCGTCTTCGCCTTCTTCGAGGAAGTCCTCAACAAGCTCGAAAACGAAGCCCTCCACGCCTCCCTCAGCACCTTGATCGAGTCGAAGTTCAAAAAGTAA
- the ade gene encoding adenine deaminase has translation MTTKVRVQSISGQVVDLFKREIFHGTVEWSGGRITAVRRDPRVKDKRLIMPGLVDAHIHIESSLLPPSEFARLAVIHGTVATVSDPHEIANVLGEAGVLYMLADAKRSPLKFNFGAPSCVPATTFETAGAKLDSKAVARLLARKDVRYLAEVMNFPGVLGRDPELMAMIAAAKTEEKQVDGHAPGLRGAQAKAYADAGPTTDHECFTIEEAQDKLAAGMKILIREGSAARNFEALKPLLKTHPQSCMFCCDDLHPDLLVKRHLDEHVRRALATGANKFDVLRAASVNPVEHYGLKVGLLRVGEEADFIVVDGWKKFRVERTYIDGALVASGGRTRLKRLAPKLANKFKARAVKAADFAVKTVGSTLNVIEALNGQLVTKHLTLPATDIGVKRDVLKIAVVNRYATKAPVAVGYIRGFGLKAGALASSVAHDSHNIVAVGVDDASLAAAVNLVIAEKGGLSVVGPRMKAVLPLPIAGLMSALDGREAARRYTRLDRTSKKLGSKLDAPFMTLSFMALLVIPDLKLSDRGLFSATKWGFVPVSE, from the coding sequence ATGACGACCAAGGTGCGTGTTCAATCGATCTCGGGACAGGTGGTGGATTTATTCAAGCGGGAGATTTTTCACGGGACGGTGGAATGGTCAGGCGGGCGCATTACTGCGGTGAGACGCGATCCGCGGGTGAAAGATAAACGGCTGATCATGCCGGGGCTGGTCGATGCGCATATCCATATCGAGAGCTCGCTGCTGCCGCCGTCGGAGTTTGCGAGGCTGGCGGTGATTCATGGCACGGTGGCGACGGTGTCGGACCCGCACGAAATCGCCAACGTGCTCGGCGAGGCGGGCGTGCTCTACATGCTCGCCGATGCGAAACGGTCGCCGCTCAAGTTTAACTTTGGCGCGCCTTCGTGTGTGCCGGCGACGACGTTTGAGACGGCTGGGGCGAAACTTGATTCAAAGGCCGTGGCGCGGTTGCTGGCGCGCAAGGATGTGCGCTACCTGGCCGAGGTGATGAATTTTCCCGGCGTGCTCGGACGTGATCCGGAGTTGATGGCGATGATCGCAGCGGCGAAGACCGAGGAAAAACAAGTCGACGGACATGCGCCGGGATTGCGGGGCGCCCAGGCGAAGGCGTATGCGGACGCAGGACCGACGACGGATCACGAGTGTTTCACGATTGAAGAGGCGCAGGACAAACTGGCGGCGGGGATGAAGATTCTTATTCGCGAAGGATCGGCCGCGCGGAATTTCGAGGCGTTGAAGCCGCTGCTGAAAACGCATCCGCAGAGCTGCATGTTTTGCTGTGACGACCTGCATCCGGATCTGCTGGTGAAACGTCACCTCGACGAACATGTGCGGCGGGCGCTGGCAACGGGCGCGAATAAATTTGATGTGTTGCGCGCGGCATCGGTGAATCCCGTGGAGCACTATGGGCTGAAGGTCGGACTGCTGCGCGTGGGCGAAGAGGCTGATTTCATCGTGGTGGACGGTTGGAAGAAATTTCGCGTGGAGCGCACTTATATCGACGGGGCGCTGGTGGCGTCAGGCGGCCGCACGCGGCTGAAACGGCTGGCTCCGAAGCTGGCCAATAAATTCAAGGCGCGCGCGGTGAAGGCGGCGGATTTCGCGGTAAAAACTGTGGGCAGCACGTTGAACGTGATCGAGGCGCTCAACGGCCAACTGGTGACCAAACACCTGACGCTGCCGGCGACCGATATCGGCGTGAAACGCGATGTTTTGAAAATCGCGGTGGTGAATCGTTACGCGACCAAGGCGCCGGTGGCGGTCGGATATATCCGGGGCTTTGGATTAAAGGCCGGGGCGCTGGCTTCGTCGGTTGCGCATGATTCGCACAACATTGTGGCGGTGGGTGTGGATGACGCGTCGCTGGCCGCGGCAGTGAATCTGGTGATCGCGGAAAAGGGCGGACTGAGTGTGGTGGGACCGAGGATGAAGGCGGTGCTGCCGCTGCCGATCGCGGGGTTGATGTCGGCGCTGGACGGCCGCGAAGCGGCGCGGCGTTATACGCGGTTGGATCGAACCTCGAAGAAACTGGGATCGAAACTCGATGCACCGTTCATGACCCTGTCGTTCATGGCGCTGCTGGTGATTCCTGATTTGAAGCTGAGCGACCGCGGTCTGTTCTCCGCGACGAAGTGGGGTTTTGTGCCGGTGTCGGAGTAA
- the thiD gene encoding bifunctional hydroxymethylpyrimidine kinase/phosphomethylpyrimidine kinase, translating to MIPNVLSIAGVDPSGGAGLLADLKAFSALGAYGTGVVAALTAQNTRGVTGVQAVPVEFIAQQIDTLFADVRIDAVKIGMLGTAEIVATVAAALRRHHVSRLVVDPVMVSKSGHHLLSPDAVEALRTEIIPLAEIITPNLPEAEVLLTRAPIRTLADMRTAARALHALGPRIVVLKGGHLDGAESIDVIDNGIMQTELHSPRITTKNTHGTGCTLSAAIAALLPQHTDPLNAIRAAKAYLTSAIAASDQLAVGSGHGPVHHFHNLWKK from the coding sequence ATGATTCCCAATGTCCTCAGTATCGCCGGCGTCGATCCCTCGGGCGGAGCCGGTCTTCTCGCCGACCTGAAGGCGTTTTCGGCCCTCGGCGCCTACGGCACCGGAGTCGTTGCCGCCCTCACCGCTCAGAACACCCGGGGCGTCACCGGCGTGCAGGCCGTGCCCGTGGAATTCATCGCTCAACAAATCGACACGCTCTTCGCCGATGTGCGCATCGACGCCGTAAAAATCGGCATGCTCGGCACCGCCGAAATCGTCGCCACCGTGGCCGCCGCGCTGCGCCGTCATCACGTCAGCCGGCTCGTCGTTGACCCCGTCATGGTCTCCAAAAGCGGCCACCACTTGCTCTCCCCCGATGCAGTCGAAGCCCTGCGCACCGAAATCATCCCGCTCGCCGAAATCATCACCCCCAACCTCCCCGAGGCGGAGGTGCTGCTCACTCGCGCGCCCATCCGCACGCTCGCCGACATGCGCACCGCCGCCCGCGCCTTGCACGCCCTCGGCCCGCGCATCGTGGTGCTTAAAGGCGGACATCTCGACGGCGCCGAAAGCATCGACGTGATCGACAACGGCATCATGCAAACCGAGCTGCACTCACCGCGCATCACCACCAAAAACACCCACGGCACCGGTTGCACGCTTTCCGCCGCCATCGCCGCTTTGCTGCCGCAACATACTGATCCGCTCAACGCGATCCGCGCCGCCAAAGCCTACCTCACCTCCGCGATCGCCGCCTCCGACCAGCTAGCCGTCGGTTCCGGCCACGGCCCCGTGCACCACTTTCACAACCTCTGGAAAAAATGA
- a CDS encoding dicarboxylate/amino acid:cation symporter, protein MSASSAKLANRILGGLVVGLIAGLITIAVGRAFPEFLSGAQWVSKEIFDPAGQIFLRLLFFVIIPLVFASLAVGVVQLGRLDKLGPLAGKTFGLFLLNMVIGVALALVMMDVVKPGHALSVEKREELRSSYTSDISQHIETREKQQAVTLSTIVEMFMPKNLLGAVTGQTRGSIGEVLPLILFALLVGAVGVGLADAKRAQLISSLELVNELMTGIVHYALRLAPYAVPLMIYSVVVRTGIEILLALGLFVTGVLGVLALHLFGTMSLWLKFMTKRSPLAFFKIVKPVLITAFSTSSSAATMAASIAVCKEELKVSPSVSGFVIPLGATMNMSGTALYEGCVVLFVAQVFGPDLAIGQQMVLLLLSVLSAVAVAGIPGGSLPLIAGLCMTFGIPPEGIAIILGVDRLLDMARTTVNVGADLVTAVIVNDSMPPESEGLEPVHERAQT, encoded by the coding sequence ATGTCTGCGTCTTCCGCCAAACTTGCCAATCGCATCCTCGGCGGGCTCGTCGTCGGGTTGATCGCGGGTCTCATCACGATCGCCGTGGGACGTGCTTTCCCGGAGTTTCTCTCGGGTGCGCAGTGGGTCTCGAAGGAGATCTTTGATCCGGCGGGGCAGATTTTTCTGCGACTGTTATTTTTTGTGATCATCCCGCTGGTGTTCGCCTCGCTGGCGGTCGGCGTGGTGCAGCTCGGGCGGTTGGATAAACTCGGGCCTCTCGCGGGGAAAACGTTCGGGCTGTTTTTGCTCAATATGGTCATCGGCGTGGCGCTCGCGCTGGTGATGATGGACGTGGTCAAGCCGGGGCATGCGTTGAGCGTGGAAAAGAGGGAGGAGCTGAGGAGTTCGTATACGTCGGACATCAGCCAGCATATCGAGACGCGGGAAAAACAGCAGGCGGTCACGTTGTCCACCATCGTGGAGATGTTCATGCCAAAGAATCTGCTGGGCGCGGTCACGGGTCAGACACGCGGATCGATCGGCGAAGTCTTGCCGTTGATTTTGTTCGCGCTGCTGGTGGGGGCGGTGGGTGTGGGGCTGGCGGATGCGAAGCGGGCGCAGTTGATCAGTTCTCTGGAACTAGTGAACGAGTTGATGACGGGCATCGTGCACTACGCGCTGCGATTGGCGCCGTATGCGGTGCCGCTGATGATCTACAGCGTGGTGGTGCGAACGGGCATCGAGATCTTGCTGGCGTTGGGGTTGTTTGTGACGGGCGTGCTGGGGGTGCTGGCGCTGCACCTGTTCGGGACGATGTCGCTGTGGTTGAAGTTTATGACCAAGCGCTCGCCGCTGGCGTTCTTTAAGATCGTGAAGCCGGTGCTGATCACGGCGTTTTCGACCAGTTCGAGCGCGGCGACGATGGCGGCCTCGATCGCGGTCTGTAAGGAAGAGCTCAAGGTGTCGCCCAGCGTGAGCGGCTTTGTGATTCCGCTGGGAGCGACGATGAACATGAGCGGCACGGCGCTCTATGAAGGCTGCGTGGTGCTGTTCGTTGCGCAGGTGTTTGGGCCGGACCTGGCGATCGGGCAGCAGATGGTCCTGCTGTTACTGTCGGTATTGAGCGCGGTGGCGGTGGCCGGGATTCCGGGCGGGTCGCTGCCGCTGATCGCGGGGTTGTGTATGACCTTTGGAATCCCGCCGGAAGGCATCGCAATCATTCTCGGCGTGGACCGGTTGCTGGACATGGCCCGCACCACGGTGAACGTGGGCGCGGATCTGGTTACGGCGGTGATCGTGAATGATTCGATGCCGCCGGAGAGCGAGGGGCTGGAGCCTGTGCACGAACGTGCGCAGACATAA
- a CDS encoding iron-sulfur cluster assembly protein translates to MSSKERTLSRDVTVTQIPSGDKHTLFTGAKVFIHQVLGGTYTVQGDTGLYRIDGKDADAIGEQIVADTIDASTLADGAPDPEAVWDQLKKVYDPEIPVNIVDLGLVYSMDVSKNEAVEGGYKVDVAMTLTAPGCGMGPAIAEDAKTKILLVPGVATADVRITWEPAWNQSMISEEGKMKLGLI, encoded by the coding sequence ATGAGCTCCAAAGAACGCACCCTCTCACGCGACGTCACCGTCACGCAGATTCCCAGCGGTGATAAGCACACGCTCTTCACCGGCGCCAAGGTCTTCATCCATCAGGTTCTCGGCGGCACCTACACCGTGCAGGGCGACACCGGCCTCTACCGGATCGACGGCAAGGACGCCGATGCCATTGGCGAACAGATCGTCGCCGACACCATCGATGCCAGCACGCTCGCCGACGGCGCTCCCGATCCGGAAGCCGTCTGGGACCAGCTCAAGAAAGTCTACGACCCCGAGATCCCCGTAAACATCGTGGACCTCGGCCTCGTTTACTCGATGGACGTCTCCAAAAACGAAGCCGTTGAAGGTGGCTACAAAGTCGATGTCGCCATGACCCTCACCGCTCCCGGGTGCGGCATGGGCCCCGCCATCGCCGAAGATGCGAAGACCAAAATCCTTCTCGTCCCCGGCGTCGCCACCGCCGATGTGCGCATCACTTGGGAACCAGCCTGGAACCAGTCGATGATCAGCGAAGAAGGCAAAATGAAGCTCGGCCTGATCTGA